A DNA window from Gasterosteus aculeatus chromosome 16, fGasAcu3.hap1.1, whole genome shotgun sequence contains the following coding sequences:
- the kansl1l gene encoding KAT8 regulatory NSL complex subunit 1-like protein isoform X8, translating to MMAPALTKTLKDGHGIHLSSPANPESRIMSADDGDLQNMWLSFSRFPPLDTCLPAGPRDVPADPLLSPCPQASSNQCEAVFSPSPATLLGLLSFSRGLLDSHQVGCVFPGVPDMFLSPAPEHNSQDPRLLPGRRSAPQCGPGGGDGHRRSLAFTSLPPSPTLTLGKAAAVGRCPPRPRCGCVTSDRPASRTELDAAAREQLRRQERLRGRAQRLQMRLRGLLGEHALLHCSQQLEGLKSHLRAGGSTLATADEPRFSWPELTEFSSSGGAILRGLQGALDSEATASSSDEDEDDDDEEDDEEIHGTYKASAVSGGGCEGRWLRERAELCSRWSWLLLRLAELEGRIPALVELHKHIRSTKGGVVLAEAQPLTDGQIQQTLRRELSGRSCSASDADAEHCSPMSLLHNIERQSAQLSQFVNSLLTPLCFSPLSKPPKGGFRSDREGDRAFEPVGSKRRRPATRRLSKNVSYVCARTRPLVTYHKPKLFPFSSCQPSDLEDSGRPASTISSPLSSSSCLCCSSWDPSALCSDADCCSSRAPSSRTSSASLSSDTRWSHRSKRLPAREVWSQRPLFICAQPSDQAHGFSSTPLHNSRTSKQHARRPKGVLGLSPIRTAGSAPSQHRRANQRKRKRQHIHRPTEYEEDVLYQFCDPNTSDEAFEESYTQFSRKKTSRGFIRKRQGESVYSIDNIVIPMALAKVEKLPYKDILTPSWREIDASSLMTREAEKNEEEEVEDLANEVFAQRHLDLEQREKLRWSWGKRKCCGPPKSSRLSDGWGGTCTSGEESSVELGCAQVDSGEQQSSEEWLPQAPWEPRVFPLAAGKADALLSDELGGALSEWPQRGCASSTVKDCNSCPSPALSSGATLPPAGQSCSSTPSGS from the exons ATGATGGCCCCGGCCCTCACCAAAACCCTGAAGGATGGCCACGGGATCCACCTGTCCTCGCCTGCCAATCCGGAGTCTCGCATAATGTCGGCCGACGACGGAGACCTCCAGAACATGTGGCTGAGCTTTTCCCGGTTTCCCCCTCTGGACACGTGTCTCCCCGCGGGCCCCCGGGACGTCCCCGCCGACCCTCTGCTCTCCCCGTGTCCGCAGGCGTCGTCCAACCAGTGCGAGGCGGTGTTCAGCCCCAGCCCCGCCACCCTCCTCGGCCTGCTGTCCTTCAGCAGGGGCCTGCTTGATTCTCACCAGGTGGGCTGCGTCTTCCCAGGTGTGCCGGACATGTTTTTATCCCCCGCCCCCGAGCACAATAGCCAAGATCCTCGCCTGCTGCCGGGGCGCCGTAGTGCCCCTCAATGTGGGccaggtggtggtgatgggcaTCGCCGCTCTCTTGCCTTCACCAGTCTTCCTCCCTCGCCTACACTGACTCTGGGGAAAGCGGCCGCAGTGGGACGGTGTCCTCCGCGGCCCCGCTGCGGCTGCGTGACCTCCGACCGGCCGGCATCCAGAACCGAGCTGGACGCGGCCGCGCGGGAGCAGCTCCGCAGGCAGGAGCGGCTGCGCGGCCGAGCTCAGAGGCTTCAGATGCGGCTGCGAGGCCTGCTGGGGGAGCACGCGCTGCTGCACTGCAGCCAGCAGCTGGAGGGGCTGAAGAGCCACCTGCGAGCCGGCGGCTCGACGCTCGCGACGGCGGATGAGCCCCGATTTTCTTGGCCGGAGCTCACGGAGTTCAGCAGCTCCGGCGGGGCGATACTGAGAGGCCTGCAGGGGGCTTTGGACTCCGAAGCCACGGCGAGCAGCTcggacgaggacgaggatgatgatgatgaggaggacgacgaggagatCCACGGAACATACAAGGCTTCAGCTGT cagcggcggtggGTGTGAGGGGCGGTGGCTGCGAGAGCGAGCCGAGCTGTGCAGCAGATGGAGTTGGTTGCTGCTCCGTCTGGCCGAGCTGGAGGGGAGGATACCGGCGCTGGTGGAGCTGCACAAGCATATCCGCTCTACCAAG gGCGGTGTGGTGCTCGCGGAGGCCCAGCCGCTGACCGACGGACAGATTCAGCAGACCCTGCGGAGAGAACTGTCCGGCCGGTCCTGCTCGGCCTCGGATGCTGACGCTGAACATTGCAGCCCGATGAGCCTCCTTCACAACATCGAGAGACAG AGTGCTCAGCTCAGCCAGTTTGTCAACAGCCTGCTGACTCCCCTCTGCTTTTCACCGCTATCTAAACCACCCAAGGGAGGCTTCAGGAg CGATCGGGAAGGAGACCGCGCGTTTGAGCCCGTAGGCTCTAAGAGAAGGAGACCGGCCACCAGAAGGCTCTCTAAGAACGTGTCGTACGTGTGCGCCCGGACCCGACCTCTGGTCACCTACCACAAGCCTAAACTGTTCCCCTTCAGCTCCTGCCAGCCCAGCGACCTAGAG GACTCCGGGCGGCCAGCGTCtaccatctcctctcctctctcgtcGTCCTCCTGTTTGTGTTGCTCGTCTTGGGATCCTTCGGCCCTGTGCTCCGATGCAGACTGCTGCTCCAGTCGGGCCCCGTCCTCCAGGACCTCCAGCGCCTCGCTCTCATCCG ACACTCGTTGGTCCCACCGCTCCAAGAGACTCCCGGCCAGAGAAGTGTGGTCCCAAAGGCCTTTGTTCATCTGTGCCCAGCCATCCGATCAAGCGCATGGATTCAGCTCCACGCCACTGCACAACA GTCGCACATCCAAGCAGCATGCGAGGCGTCCCAAAGGAGTTCTGGGTCTGTCGCCTATCCGGACGGCCGGCTCTGCTCCGAGTCAACACAGGAGAGCCaaccagaggaagaggaagagacaaCACATCCACAGGCCGACAGAAT ATGAAGAAGACGTCCTGTACCAGTTCTGTGACCCAAACACCTCGGATGAAGCGTTCGAGGAGAGCTACACACAGTTCTCACGCAAGAAGACCTCGCGG ggCTTTATTCGTAAGCGCCAGGGAGAGAGTGTGTACAGCATCGACAACATCGTCATCCCCATGGCTCTGGCTAAAGTGGAAAAGCTGCCGTACAAAGACATCCTGACGCCCAG TTGGCGGGAGATTGACGCGTCATCTCTGATGACCAGGGAGGCAGAgaagaatgaggaggaggag gtgGAGGACCTCGCCAACGAAGTGTTTGCACAGAGACACCTGGACttggagcagagggagaaatTACGCTGGTCgtgggggaaaagaaaatgctGCGGGCCTCCTAAAAg caGCAGGTTGTCAGACGGTTGGGGCGGGACGTGCACGTCGGGAGAGGAGAGCTCCGTGGAGTTGGGTTGTGCTCAGGTGGATTCTGGTGAACAGCAGAGCTCAGAGGAGTGGCTG CCTCAGGCCCCCTGGGAGCCACGAGTGTTCCCTTTGGCGGCGGGCAAGGCGGACGCTCTTCTCTCCGATGAGCTGGGCGGAGCCCTGTCAGAATGGCCTCAGCGTGGCTGTGCCTCCTCCACGGTGAAAGACTGCAACTCCTGTCCGTCCCCAGCGCTGTCCTCTGGCGCCacgctgccccctgctggacaaagctgcagcagcacaccCAGCGGCAGCTGA
- the kansl1l gene encoding KAT8 regulatory NSL complex subunit 1-like protein isoform X7, producing MMAPALTKTLKDGHGIHLSSPANPESRIMSADDGDLQNMWLSFSRFPPLDTCLPAGPRDVPADPLLSPCPQASSNQCEAVFSPSPATLLGLLSFSRGLLDSHQVGCVFPGVPDMFLSPAPEHNSQDPRLLPGRRSAPQCGPGGGDGHRRSLAFTSLPPSPTLTLGKAAAVGRCPPRPRCGCVTSDRPASRTELDAAAREQLRRQERLRGRAQRLQMRLRGLLGEHALLHCSQQLEGLKSHLRAGGSTLATADEPRFSWPELTEFSSSGGAILRGLQGALDSEATASSSDEDEDDDDEEDDEEIHGTYKASAVSSGGGCEGRWLRERAELCSRWSWLLLRLAELEGRIPALVELHKHIRSTKGGVVLAEAQPLTDGQIQQTLRRELSGRSCSASDADAEHCSPMSLLHNIERQSAQLSQFVNSLLTPLCFSPLSKPPKGGFRSDREGDRAFEPVGSKRRRPATRRLSKNVSYVCARTRPLVTYHKPKLFPFSSCQPSDLEDSGRPASTISSPLSSSSCLCCSSWDPSALCSDADCCSSRAPSSRTSSASLSSDTRWSHRSKRLPAREVWSQRPLFICAQPSDQAHGFSSTPLHNSRTSKQHARRPKGVLGLSPIRTAGSAPSQHRRANQRKRKRQHIHRPTEYEEDVLYQFCDPNTSDEAFEESYTQFSRKKTSRGFIRKRQGESVYSIDNIVIPMALAKVEKLPYKDILTPSWREIDASSLMTREAEKNEEEEVEDLANEVFAQRHLDLEQREKLRWSWGKRKCCGPPKSSRLSDGWGGTCTSGEESSVELGCAQVDSGEQQSSEEWLPQAPWEPRVFPLAAGKADALLSDELGGALSEWPQRGCASSTVKDCNSCPSPALSSGATLPPAGQSCSSTPSGS from the exons ATGATGGCCCCGGCCCTCACCAAAACCCTGAAGGATGGCCACGGGATCCACCTGTCCTCGCCTGCCAATCCGGAGTCTCGCATAATGTCGGCCGACGACGGAGACCTCCAGAACATGTGGCTGAGCTTTTCCCGGTTTCCCCCTCTGGACACGTGTCTCCCCGCGGGCCCCCGGGACGTCCCCGCCGACCCTCTGCTCTCCCCGTGTCCGCAGGCGTCGTCCAACCAGTGCGAGGCGGTGTTCAGCCCCAGCCCCGCCACCCTCCTCGGCCTGCTGTCCTTCAGCAGGGGCCTGCTTGATTCTCACCAGGTGGGCTGCGTCTTCCCAGGTGTGCCGGACATGTTTTTATCCCCCGCCCCCGAGCACAATAGCCAAGATCCTCGCCTGCTGCCGGGGCGCCGTAGTGCCCCTCAATGTGGGccaggtggtggtgatgggcaTCGCCGCTCTCTTGCCTTCACCAGTCTTCCTCCCTCGCCTACACTGACTCTGGGGAAAGCGGCCGCAGTGGGACGGTGTCCTCCGCGGCCCCGCTGCGGCTGCGTGACCTCCGACCGGCCGGCATCCAGAACCGAGCTGGACGCGGCCGCGCGGGAGCAGCTCCGCAGGCAGGAGCGGCTGCGCGGCCGAGCTCAGAGGCTTCAGATGCGGCTGCGAGGCCTGCTGGGGGAGCACGCGCTGCTGCACTGCAGCCAGCAGCTGGAGGGGCTGAAGAGCCACCTGCGAGCCGGCGGCTCGACGCTCGCGACGGCGGATGAGCCCCGATTTTCTTGGCCGGAGCTCACGGAGTTCAGCAGCTCCGGCGGGGCGATACTGAGAGGCCTGCAGGGGGCTTTGGACTCCGAAGCCACGGCGAGCAGCTcggacgaggacgaggatgatgatgatgaggaggacgacgaggagatCCACGGAACATACAAGGCTTCAGCTGT cagcagcggcggtggGTGTGAGGGGCGGTGGCTGCGAGAGCGAGCCGAGCTGTGCAGCAGATGGAGTTGGTTGCTGCTCCGTCTGGCCGAGCTGGAGGGGAGGATACCGGCGCTGGTGGAGCTGCACAAGCATATCCGCTCTACCAAG gGCGGTGTGGTGCTCGCGGAGGCCCAGCCGCTGACCGACGGACAGATTCAGCAGACCCTGCGGAGAGAACTGTCCGGCCGGTCCTGCTCGGCCTCGGATGCTGACGCTGAACATTGCAGCCCGATGAGCCTCCTTCACAACATCGAGAGACAG AGTGCTCAGCTCAGCCAGTTTGTCAACAGCCTGCTGACTCCCCTCTGCTTTTCACCGCTATCTAAACCACCCAAGGGAGGCTTCAGGAg CGATCGGGAAGGAGACCGCGCGTTTGAGCCCGTAGGCTCTAAGAGAAGGAGACCGGCCACCAGAAGGCTCTCTAAGAACGTGTCGTACGTGTGCGCCCGGACCCGACCTCTGGTCACCTACCACAAGCCTAAACTGTTCCCCTTCAGCTCCTGCCAGCCCAGCGACCTAGAG GACTCCGGGCGGCCAGCGTCtaccatctcctctcctctctcgtcGTCCTCCTGTTTGTGTTGCTCGTCTTGGGATCCTTCGGCCCTGTGCTCCGATGCAGACTGCTGCTCCAGTCGGGCCCCGTCCTCCAGGACCTCCAGCGCCTCGCTCTCATCCG ACACTCGTTGGTCCCACCGCTCCAAGAGACTCCCGGCCAGAGAAGTGTGGTCCCAAAGGCCTTTGTTCATCTGTGCCCAGCCATCCGATCAAGCGCATGGATTCAGCTCCACGCCACTGCACAACA GTCGCACATCCAAGCAGCATGCGAGGCGTCCCAAAGGAGTTCTGGGTCTGTCGCCTATCCGGACGGCCGGCTCTGCTCCGAGTCAACACAGGAGAGCCaaccagaggaagaggaagagacaaCACATCCACAGGCCGACAGAAT ATGAAGAAGACGTCCTGTACCAGTTCTGTGACCCAAACACCTCGGATGAAGCGTTCGAGGAGAGCTACACACAGTTCTCACGCAAGAAGACCTCGCGG ggCTTTATTCGTAAGCGCCAGGGAGAGAGTGTGTACAGCATCGACAACATCGTCATCCCCATGGCTCTGGCTAAAGTGGAAAAGCTGCCGTACAAAGACATCCTGACGCCCAG TTGGCGGGAGATTGACGCGTCATCTCTGATGACCAGGGAGGCAGAgaagaatgaggaggaggag gtgGAGGACCTCGCCAACGAAGTGTTTGCACAGAGACACCTGGACttggagcagagggagaaatTACGCTGGTCgtgggggaaaagaaaatgctGCGGGCCTCCTAAAAg caGCAGGTTGTCAGACGGTTGGGGCGGGACGTGCACGTCGGGAGAGGAGAGCTCCGTGGAGTTGGGTTGTGCTCAGGTGGATTCTGGTGAACAGCAGAGCTCAGAGGAGTGGCTG CCTCAGGCCCCCTGGGAGCCACGAGTGTTCCCTTTGGCGGCGGGCAAGGCGGACGCTCTTCTCTCCGATGAGCTGGGCGGAGCCCTGTCAGAATGGCCTCAGCGTGGCTGTGCCTCCTCCACGGTGAAAGACTGCAACTCCTGTCCGTCCCCAGCGCTGTCCTCTGGCGCCacgctgccccctgctggacaaagctgcagcagcacaccCAGCGGCAGCTGA
- the kansl1l gene encoding KAT8 regulatory NSL complex subunit 1-like protein isoform X5 → MMAPALTKTLKDGHGIHLSSPANPESRIMSADDGDLQNMWLSFSRFPPLDTCLPAGPRDVPADPLLSPCPQASSNQCEAVFSPSPATLLGLLSFSRGLLDSHQVGCVFPGVPDMFLSPAPEHNSQDPRLLPGRRSAPQCGPGGGDGHRRSLAFTSLPPSPTLTLGKAAAVGRCPPRPRCGCVTSDRPASRTELDAAAREQLRRQERLRGRAQRLQMRLRGLLGEHALLHCSQQLEGLKSHLRAGGSTLATADEPRFSWPELTEFSSSGGAILRGLQGALDSEATASSSDEDEDDDDEEDDEEIHGTYKASAVSSSSSSSGGGCEGRWLRERAELCSRWSWLLLRLAELEGRIPALVELHKHIRSTKGGVVLAEAQPLTDGQIQQTLRRELSGRSCSASDADAEHCSPMSLLHNIERQSAQLSQFVNSLLTPLCFSPLSKPPKGGFRSDREGDRAFEPVGSKRRRPATRRLSKNVSYVCARTRPLVTYHKPKLFPFSSCQPSDLEDSGRPASTISSPLSSSSCLCCSSWDPSALCSDADCCSSRAPSSRTSSASLSSDTRWSHRSKRLPAREVWSQRPLFICAQPSDQAHGFSSTPLHNSRTSKQHARRPKGVLGLSPIRTAGSAPSQHRRANQRKRKRQHIHRPTEYEEDVLYQFCDPNTSDEAFEESYTQFSRKKTSRGFIRKRQGESVYSIDNIVIPMALAKVEKLPYKDILTPSWREIDASSLMTREAEKNEEEEVEDLANEVFAQRHLDLEQREKLRWSWGKRKCCGPPKSRLSDGWGGTCTSGEESSVELGCAQVDSGEQQSSEEWLPQAPWEPRVFPLAAGKADALLSDELGGALSEWPQRGCASSTVKDCNSCPSPALSSGATLPPAGQSCSSTPSGS, encoded by the exons ATGATGGCCCCGGCCCTCACCAAAACCCTGAAGGATGGCCACGGGATCCACCTGTCCTCGCCTGCCAATCCGGAGTCTCGCATAATGTCGGCCGACGACGGAGACCTCCAGAACATGTGGCTGAGCTTTTCCCGGTTTCCCCCTCTGGACACGTGTCTCCCCGCGGGCCCCCGGGACGTCCCCGCCGACCCTCTGCTCTCCCCGTGTCCGCAGGCGTCGTCCAACCAGTGCGAGGCGGTGTTCAGCCCCAGCCCCGCCACCCTCCTCGGCCTGCTGTCCTTCAGCAGGGGCCTGCTTGATTCTCACCAGGTGGGCTGCGTCTTCCCAGGTGTGCCGGACATGTTTTTATCCCCCGCCCCCGAGCACAATAGCCAAGATCCTCGCCTGCTGCCGGGGCGCCGTAGTGCCCCTCAATGTGGGccaggtggtggtgatgggcaTCGCCGCTCTCTTGCCTTCACCAGTCTTCCTCCCTCGCCTACACTGACTCTGGGGAAAGCGGCCGCAGTGGGACGGTGTCCTCCGCGGCCCCGCTGCGGCTGCGTGACCTCCGACCGGCCGGCATCCAGAACCGAGCTGGACGCGGCCGCGCGGGAGCAGCTCCGCAGGCAGGAGCGGCTGCGCGGCCGAGCTCAGAGGCTTCAGATGCGGCTGCGAGGCCTGCTGGGGGAGCACGCGCTGCTGCACTGCAGCCAGCAGCTGGAGGGGCTGAAGAGCCACCTGCGAGCCGGCGGCTCGACGCTCGCGACGGCGGATGAGCCCCGATTTTCTTGGCCGGAGCTCACGGAGTTCAGCAGCTCCGGCGGGGCGATACTGAGAGGCCTGCAGGGGGCTTTGGACTCCGAAGCCACGGCGAGCAGCTcggacgaggacgaggatgatgatgatgaggaggacgacgaggagatCCACGGAACATACAAGGCTTCAGCTGT cagcagcagcagcagcagcagcggcggtggGTGTGAGGGGCGGTGGCTGCGAGAGCGAGCCGAGCTGTGCAGCAGATGGAGTTGGTTGCTGCTCCGTCTGGCCGAGCTGGAGGGGAGGATACCGGCGCTGGTGGAGCTGCACAAGCATATCCGCTCTACCAAG gGCGGTGTGGTGCTCGCGGAGGCCCAGCCGCTGACCGACGGACAGATTCAGCAGACCCTGCGGAGAGAACTGTCCGGCCGGTCCTGCTCGGCCTCGGATGCTGACGCTGAACATTGCAGCCCGATGAGCCTCCTTCACAACATCGAGAGACAG AGTGCTCAGCTCAGCCAGTTTGTCAACAGCCTGCTGACTCCCCTCTGCTTTTCACCGCTATCTAAACCACCCAAGGGAGGCTTCAGGAg CGATCGGGAAGGAGACCGCGCGTTTGAGCCCGTAGGCTCTAAGAGAAGGAGACCGGCCACCAGAAGGCTCTCTAAGAACGTGTCGTACGTGTGCGCCCGGACCCGACCTCTGGTCACCTACCACAAGCCTAAACTGTTCCCCTTCAGCTCCTGCCAGCCCAGCGACCTAGAG GACTCCGGGCGGCCAGCGTCtaccatctcctctcctctctcgtcGTCCTCCTGTTTGTGTTGCTCGTCTTGGGATCCTTCGGCCCTGTGCTCCGATGCAGACTGCTGCTCCAGTCGGGCCCCGTCCTCCAGGACCTCCAGCGCCTCGCTCTCATCCG ACACTCGTTGGTCCCACCGCTCCAAGAGACTCCCGGCCAGAGAAGTGTGGTCCCAAAGGCCTTTGTTCATCTGTGCCCAGCCATCCGATCAAGCGCATGGATTCAGCTCCACGCCACTGCACAACA GTCGCACATCCAAGCAGCATGCGAGGCGTCCCAAAGGAGTTCTGGGTCTGTCGCCTATCCGGACGGCCGGCTCTGCTCCGAGTCAACACAGGAGAGCCaaccagaggaagaggaagagacaaCACATCCACAGGCCGACAGAAT ATGAAGAAGACGTCCTGTACCAGTTCTGTGACCCAAACACCTCGGATGAAGCGTTCGAGGAGAGCTACACACAGTTCTCACGCAAGAAGACCTCGCGG ggCTTTATTCGTAAGCGCCAGGGAGAGAGTGTGTACAGCATCGACAACATCGTCATCCCCATGGCTCTGGCTAAAGTGGAAAAGCTGCCGTACAAAGACATCCTGACGCCCAG TTGGCGGGAGATTGACGCGTCATCTCTGATGACCAGGGAGGCAGAgaagaatgaggaggaggag gtgGAGGACCTCGCCAACGAAGTGTTTGCACAGAGACACCTGGACttggagcagagggagaaatTACGCTGGTCgtgggggaaaagaaaatgctGCGGGCCTCCTAAAAg CAGGTTGTCAGACGGTTGGGGCGGGACGTGCACGTCGGGAGAGGAGAGCTCCGTGGAGTTGGGTTGTGCTCAGGTGGATTCTGGTGAACAGCAGAGCTCAGAGGAGTGGCTG CCTCAGGCCCCCTGGGAGCCACGAGTGTTCCCTTTGGCGGCGGGCAAGGCGGACGCTCTTCTCTCCGATGAGCTGGGCGGAGCCCTGTCAGAATGGCCTCAGCGTGGCTGTGCCTCCTCCACGGTGAAAGACTGCAACTCCTGTCCGTCCCCAGCGCTGTCCTCTGGCGCCacgctgccccctgctggacaaagctgcagcagcacaccCAGCGGCAGCTGA
- the kansl1l gene encoding KAT8 regulatory NSL complex subunit 1-like protein isoform X10, which yields MMAPALTKTLKDGHGIHLSSPANPESRIMSADDGDLQNMWLSFSRFPPLDTCLPAGPRDVPADPLLSPCPQASSNQCEAVFSPSPATLLGLLSFSRGLLDSHQVGCVFPGVPDMFLSPAPEHNSQDPRLLPGRRSAPQCGPGGGDGHRRSLAFTSLPPSPTLTLGKAAAVGRCPPRPRCGCVTSDRPASRTELDAAAREQLRRQERLRGRAQRLQMRLRGLLGEHALLHCSQQLEGLKSHLRAGGSTLATADEPRFSWPELTEFSSSGGAILRGLQGALDSEATASSSDEDEDDDDEEDDEEIHGTYKASAVSGGGCEGRWLRERAELCSRWSWLLLRLAELEGRIPALVELHKHIRSTKGGVVLAEAQPLTDGQIQQTLRRELSGRSCSASDADAEHCSPMSLLHNIERQSAQLSQFVNSLLTPLCFSPLSKPPKGGFRSDREGDRAFEPVGSKRRRPATRRLSKNVSYVCARTRPLVTYHKPKLFPFSSCQPSDLEDSGRPASTISSPLSSSSCLCCSSWDPSALCSDADCCSSRAPSSRTSSASLSSDTRWSHRSKRLPAREVWSQRPLFICAQPSDQAHGFSSTPLHNSRTSKQHARRPKGVLGLSPIRTAGSAPSQHRRANQRKRKRQHIHRPTEYEEDVLYQFCDPNTSDEAFEESYTQFSRKKTSRGFIRKRQGESVYSIDNIVIPMALAKVEKLPYKDILTPSWREIDASSLMTREAEKNEEEEVEDLANEVFAQRHLDLEQREKLRWSWGKRKCCGPPKSRLSDGWGGTCTSGEESSVELGCAQVDSGEQQSSEEWLPQAPWEPRVFPLAAGKADALLSDELGGALSEWPQRGCASSTVKDCNSCPSPALSSGATLPPAGQSCSSTPSGS from the exons ATGATGGCCCCGGCCCTCACCAAAACCCTGAAGGATGGCCACGGGATCCACCTGTCCTCGCCTGCCAATCCGGAGTCTCGCATAATGTCGGCCGACGACGGAGACCTCCAGAACATGTGGCTGAGCTTTTCCCGGTTTCCCCCTCTGGACACGTGTCTCCCCGCGGGCCCCCGGGACGTCCCCGCCGACCCTCTGCTCTCCCCGTGTCCGCAGGCGTCGTCCAACCAGTGCGAGGCGGTGTTCAGCCCCAGCCCCGCCACCCTCCTCGGCCTGCTGTCCTTCAGCAGGGGCCTGCTTGATTCTCACCAGGTGGGCTGCGTCTTCCCAGGTGTGCCGGACATGTTTTTATCCCCCGCCCCCGAGCACAATAGCCAAGATCCTCGCCTGCTGCCGGGGCGCCGTAGTGCCCCTCAATGTGGGccaggtggtggtgatgggcaTCGCCGCTCTCTTGCCTTCACCAGTCTTCCTCCCTCGCCTACACTGACTCTGGGGAAAGCGGCCGCAGTGGGACGGTGTCCTCCGCGGCCCCGCTGCGGCTGCGTGACCTCCGACCGGCCGGCATCCAGAACCGAGCTGGACGCGGCCGCGCGGGAGCAGCTCCGCAGGCAGGAGCGGCTGCGCGGCCGAGCTCAGAGGCTTCAGATGCGGCTGCGAGGCCTGCTGGGGGAGCACGCGCTGCTGCACTGCAGCCAGCAGCTGGAGGGGCTGAAGAGCCACCTGCGAGCCGGCGGCTCGACGCTCGCGACGGCGGATGAGCCCCGATTTTCTTGGCCGGAGCTCACGGAGTTCAGCAGCTCCGGCGGGGCGATACTGAGAGGCCTGCAGGGGGCTTTGGACTCCGAAGCCACGGCGAGCAGCTcggacgaggacgaggatgatgatgatgaggaggacgacgaggagatCCACGGAACATACAAGGCTTCAGCTGT cagcggcggtggGTGTGAGGGGCGGTGGCTGCGAGAGCGAGCCGAGCTGTGCAGCAGATGGAGTTGGTTGCTGCTCCGTCTGGCCGAGCTGGAGGGGAGGATACCGGCGCTGGTGGAGCTGCACAAGCATATCCGCTCTACCAAG gGCGGTGTGGTGCTCGCGGAGGCCCAGCCGCTGACCGACGGACAGATTCAGCAGACCCTGCGGAGAGAACTGTCCGGCCGGTCCTGCTCGGCCTCGGATGCTGACGCTGAACATTGCAGCCCGATGAGCCTCCTTCACAACATCGAGAGACAG AGTGCTCAGCTCAGCCAGTTTGTCAACAGCCTGCTGACTCCCCTCTGCTTTTCACCGCTATCTAAACCACCCAAGGGAGGCTTCAGGAg CGATCGGGAAGGAGACCGCGCGTTTGAGCCCGTAGGCTCTAAGAGAAGGAGACCGGCCACCAGAAGGCTCTCTAAGAACGTGTCGTACGTGTGCGCCCGGACCCGACCTCTGGTCACCTACCACAAGCCTAAACTGTTCCCCTTCAGCTCCTGCCAGCCCAGCGACCTAGAG GACTCCGGGCGGCCAGCGTCtaccatctcctctcctctctcgtcGTCCTCCTGTTTGTGTTGCTCGTCTTGGGATCCTTCGGCCCTGTGCTCCGATGCAGACTGCTGCTCCAGTCGGGCCCCGTCCTCCAGGACCTCCAGCGCCTCGCTCTCATCCG ACACTCGTTGGTCCCACCGCTCCAAGAGACTCCCGGCCAGAGAAGTGTGGTCCCAAAGGCCTTTGTTCATCTGTGCCCAGCCATCCGATCAAGCGCATGGATTCAGCTCCACGCCACTGCACAACA GTCGCACATCCAAGCAGCATGCGAGGCGTCCCAAAGGAGTTCTGGGTCTGTCGCCTATCCGGACGGCCGGCTCTGCTCCGAGTCAACACAGGAGAGCCaaccagaggaagaggaagagacaaCACATCCACAGGCCGACAGAAT ATGAAGAAGACGTCCTGTACCAGTTCTGTGACCCAAACACCTCGGATGAAGCGTTCGAGGAGAGCTACACACAGTTCTCACGCAAGAAGACCTCGCGG ggCTTTATTCGTAAGCGCCAGGGAGAGAGTGTGTACAGCATCGACAACATCGTCATCCCCATGGCTCTGGCTAAAGTGGAAAAGCTGCCGTACAAAGACATCCTGACGCCCAG TTGGCGGGAGATTGACGCGTCATCTCTGATGACCAGGGAGGCAGAgaagaatgaggaggaggag gtgGAGGACCTCGCCAACGAAGTGTTTGCACAGAGACACCTGGACttggagcagagggagaaatTACGCTGGTCgtgggggaaaagaaaatgctGCGGGCCTCCTAAAAg CAGGTTGTCAGACGGTTGGGGCGGGACGTGCACGTCGGGAGAGGAGAGCTCCGTGGAGTTGGGTTGTGCTCAGGTGGATTCTGGTGAACAGCAGAGCTCAGAGGAGTGGCTG CCTCAGGCCCCCTGGGAGCCACGAGTGTTCCCTTTGGCGGCGGGCAAGGCGGACGCTCTTCTCTCCGATGAGCTGGGCGGAGCCCTGTCAGAATGGCCTCAGCGTGGCTGTGCCTCCTCCACGGTGAAAGACTGCAACTCCTGTCCGTCCCCAGCGCTGTCCTCTGGCGCCacgctgccccctgctggacaaagctgcagcagcacaccCAGCGGCAGCTGA